The Clostridium sp. DL-VIII DNA window TTTTCTTTTTCCTGTTGACTTGAACAAGAAGGATCATGTTTTTCACTCATAATATTTTCCTCCTAAAATAAAAAGTTAATAGATTTAAGTACATTACTAGTGTCTTCAATATATAAATTATAATTCTATGAAATTAATAAAAAATAGATAAACACTCTTCACTAAATATTTAAGCTTTTATAGATCTAGTAGTTTTGCTATGTTTTCACCTAAAACAGCACTGCTGATAGATGAATCATTGCATACTTTTCTTACTGTATCCAGTGATAATTGCAAATCACCATAAGGCATGTCTACACCAAAGATACATTTATGTGGAAGCTCATTTACAGCTATTTTTAAAACAAGGGTAGAAAAATAGGCTGATGTATCAAGATATAAATTTGGAATTTCTCTGGATAATTCTATTGCTGTTAGCCAATTAGTGCCACCCATATGACCCATTATAACTGGAATAGCAGGGAATAACTTAGCTAATTCTGCAATTTCATTAATGTCTTGTAAATTTAAAGGATTAAAAGCATGTATCCATATGGGTAATTTTCCAAATTCAATGGAAGCTTCAAAAACAGTTTTAAGTATTTTTACTTGTCCACTAGATAGTGTAAATTCTCCGAGTCCAGCAATGTTATTTTTTATTATGTGTTCTTCGATATATGAGCTTGTATCATTTTTATTTAGTCCTGTAGGTATTTTGCCAAAGCCAATATACCTTGATGGATATTTTTCTATTGCGTCCTTGAGCTCAGTAATAGCGCTGTCATTTTTAATCAATAATGCATTTGAGTTACCATTTACAATTTCACTTAATGATTTCATTTCTTTCTTTAAATCAGTTAGATTATCTGCTTTTTCGGGATGTATTCTTGTTGAAAAGAGAATAGTTTTATCAACTCCAGCTTTATCCATTGTTTCAATGTGTTTTTCTACTGGAAGAATGACATGAGAATGTCCATCAATAATCATATATATCAATCCTTTTTAACAATATTTTTAATAAGGCCTTATGGGACAATTATATATGAGATACAAGAAAATAAAAGTATGCACTTTTTTGTGCTATACTATCCTTAAGGAGAGTGAAGAATTTGGAAAAGCTGTGCTATGTTAGTAATAAAGAGCCATTTGAATATACTTTGTCAATTATAAGTGGAAAATGGAATTTGAAAATCATTTATTTACTTGCCTGCAGTGGTACCCTTAGGTATGGGGAATTAAAGAAGAATATTGAAGGAATTACCCACAAGATGTTAAGCTCACAATTGAAAGCGCTAGAAAATGAAAATATAGTATCTCGAGAAGAATATCCTCAGATTCCACCCAAAGTTGAGTATTCCCTTACGATAAAAGGACAAAGTCTTATTAAGCTAGTTAAGGATATGTGTGATTGGGGAAGAGAAAATATTTAATTTTACGAAAGGTATATAACTCATGGAATATATAAAGATTAATGAAAAAGAATTTAAATTTGTTGTTGGAACTGGTAAAGACTATAAATTTAGAAAAAGTTTTAATACGCTAACTGAGAAAACATTTGGATTTAATTTTGAGAGCTGGTATCAGAATGGATACTGGAAAAATAAATATATACCATATTCACTTATGGATGGAGATGTGGTTGTTTCAAATGTATCAGTTAGTACAATGGATTTTGATGTTTTTGGAAAAACAAAGAGGTATATTCAGTTAGGAACTGTGATGACCGATGTTAAATATAGAAATCAGGGACTACTAAGAATAATAATAGAAAGAGTCATTGCAGAATGGAAAGATAAATGTGAATTGATTTATTTGTTTGCTAATAATTCAGTTCTTGATTTTTATCCTAAATTTGGTTTTAATAAATTGCAAGAATATCAATATTCTAAATTAATAAATAAAAAGGAGGAGTGTGGATTTGCAAGAAAATTAGATATGTCTAATGAACAGGACAAGGCACTGGTGTATAGCAAAGCAAATAATTCATGTTCGCTATCAAAAATTTATATGCATGGTAATGTGGAATTAATTATGTTTTACTGTACTTTATTTATGAAGAATAACGCTTATTATATCGAAGATTATGATGCAGTTGTAATTGCAGAATTTAAGGAAGATACCATAGAAGTATTAGATGTTTTTTGTACAAAAGAAAATTCTTTAGATAAAATACTTAATTGTTTAATAAACGAAAATATAAAAAGAGAGAAGCTTTATTTTACACCAAAAGAAATAGAGTCTTATACAATTATGCCCCTTGAGGGAGAAGATACTTTATTTATTCTAGGTAAAGACACAAAATTACTTGCTGAAAATCAATTCATGTTTCCAAAGTTATCTCACACTTAACTTAGTAAAGCGTGAGAATATGATTTTTAGAGAGGATGTACGAGAGGTAAGGAATAATTGGTGATTGTAAGTGTTAGGAGATAAAATGAAAATAAGAGAAGAATATACTTGTCCTTTAGAATTGGTGCACGATATGATTAAAGGAAAATGGAAATCTATTATATTATGGAGGTTACGCTTAGGTGCTACATCATTGGCCAAATTAGAAAGAGATATTGATGGAATCAATCAAAAAATGCTGCTAGAGCAATTGAAAGAATTGATTGATTATGGATTTGTACAAAAGAAAACATTTGATGGGTATCCTCTTCGAGTGGAATACTCTCTGACAATAGATATGGGAATGCAGATTATAGATGCTCTAAAAATTATGCAGTCCATTGGCATTAATTATTTAAAAGAACATGGTATGGAAACGATATTGATTGAAAAGGGGGTCATTCCAGAGTAATACCCACAAAAAAGTTAGTAATTTACCTTATAGATAGCCTTTGCTATAATTTGCCTATAAATAATAGTGATGGAGGTAATCAAAATGATAGTAACAAGTACAGGAATTATAAATGGAATAATTCAAGATAAATATGGAAGCCGTGGAGAATATTTTAATGAAAATGGAGTCCCTACTTTTTCGATTCCTTTAAAAATTGAAAATGCTCCAGTAAATACTGTTTCATTTGCAATAGTATTAGAGGATAAAGATGCTTATCCGGTGACAGGAGGCTTTTCATGGATACACTGGCTTGCAGCAAATATTACACGTAATGAATTGAAAGATAATGAGAGTCAGACGGCAGAGGATTTTATACAAGGTATAAATAGCTGGACTAGCTTACAAGGGAATCAGCAGTCAAAAGAGCTTTCTAGCTATTATGGCGGTATGACACCACCAGATAAATCACATGTTTATGAGATACATGTTTTTGCTTTAGATAAACTGCTGAATCTACAAAGAGGCTTCTTGTTAAATGAACTATATCATCTGATGGATGAACATATTTTAGAAGAATATACGTTGAAAGGAACTTATGAAAATTAGTTTTTTAACAAATCAAAAATAAGAGATGGTTATATATTCAGAGTTGTCAAAAAGAAGTTATGAATTTGACAATAGAAAACCCATTCTTGAATGCTATGCAATTCAGATGATAAATCAGCATTAGCTGGTGGTTATGATTCGAACATACTACAACTTTATAGAACCATATCTGAATAGACTTATCTTTTTTTATGTATTAAACTATATATATAATACTTTAAGCAGGCACCATCAAGTAAAACCTGGGTACGGGATCATCTACCACTAAAATTGCACTATGTATGTTGTTAATAGGGGTACGGCAACGATTCGTGTAAAAAACAGCCACAAGACAGTATTTACCATTTATAATGCACTATAAATCAAAATGGTACTACTATTTTGTAGCTGTTATGACGTAAAATAGTTATTATACGTTTATCTTTTAAGTTTTGCAAAAATCACCAATCACAAATAGTTTTGAGGCGTTTAGTATCAAGTATAGGCTTTACTTTTTGGCCGCCTTTACAATCCTGCGGAGTGAACCGTCATAAGAAGTGTGAAAAAGCTCCACCGTTAGCCCTTCCATTGCGAAAAATTCGCCATATTCTTTTATGTGTGATTTATCGCTAATGATCACTGTTCCATTCGGTTTCAATACTCTCGCTATTTCCTGGCAGGCTTTCTTTCGTCCATCTTTGGTAGGGATATTGTGAATACAAAGATTGGAAAGAACCACGTCAAATGTATCATTGGGAAAGGACATACTTCGCACATCCTCATTTCTTACTTCAACTTTTTGAAGGACCCCCTCAAGTTCAGCATTTCTCATGGTATTTTGATAAGTATTGTTGTGCATATTTTCCGCATTCCAAATATCAATGCCGATGCTTTTTCCCAGAGTCAATTTTTTTGCAGCACCAATCATTAGAAGTCCCCGTCCAGTACCTATATCAAGGACTTTTTCATTTCCTTTCCAATCAATCATGGAAATTATCTTGTCCCTACGGCGTAGTTTGCCGAGCTTAATGTAATAAAGATATGAACCACAAACAAGAGTCGTTAACAAACCGCAAAGTATAAGAACAAAGGCCACAATTTTTAGGCTGATGCTGGGAAAAGTGATTAAAGAAACTCCTCCACCAAAACAAACTATTCCCGCAAAACAAAAAATGGTAACGCCGAAAGGTGAACCATCCAAACCATAATTCGGTTTTGATTTCATTATATTATTTGTCATGATTTCCTCATCTATTTCGAACAATTTCTTGACAAGATACAAGGTGTATCTTATGTTTTTATAAGAAATCATATATTATTTCTTATAAAAAATAGAGAGAGGAGATGTGTATATATGAACGAGGAAACCGCAAATACACGAAAACGGGGAGATACGTTAGTAGAAAGTATTTATGACGCAGCAGTAAAGCTCATAAAAGAAGTCGGCTATGCAAATCTAAATCTTACTTTTCAGCAGATTGCAAAGACAGCAAAAACCAGCCGTAGTGTGTTATACCGCCGGTGGGCAACTATGTTTGATTTACTTATGGAAATAGTTGATGATAGATCATCTAAAGCACTTGGCGGTCAATTAATCGATATAATAAAAAATACCGGAACTTTAAGGGGAGATCTGTTAAGTTTACATACATCCTACCAGAGTACCTACGAAGAAGTTGGACCTGAAATTTTGAGTGCAGTTTTATTTGAAATAGGGCAAGGTAATAACAAAGTACCCGAAGCTGAGGTAGACGCAGCAGCAAAAAATATCCTGGTTATGCGAAAGTTACTGGAAAATGCAAAGTCAAGAGGCGAAAAGATAAAAGAGGTAAGCGATATAACACTAGCCTTACCGTTTAACCTTATTCGTATGGAAAATCTTATGTATAAAAATGTTGATTCGAGGCAGATTGCATTATTTGTCGATGAAATACTGCTTCCTGTTTTTACAGAGTAATAAGCAATCTTAGCCCATTTATTGTTATTAGTAGGTATAATCATCCATCATTCAGCTAACTAACTTTTATTCAAAATAAGAAACATTGCTCCTCTCTTGTATATTTTTTCAGCCTATTATGTACATCTTTTCGCATGATAATTGCACCTACTTCATCAGAATTTCTATACACTTATACCTTGAAAAAATCGTACATAAAAAGTGCATAAATTCCTACATTTCCATGTTGGAACTTTTATGCACTTCCATATTAACATTTACAAGCAGAACATGTAGCAAAGTTAAACGAGTATATTAACTTGTCACCCGCCCAAAGGTAGTTAAGCTGTTTGACACTTCAATACCGCTCATATCTAGCTCGAAATGAAATTCTATTTCTGCATGCTGGCTAGCTAACCAAAGGTGGCATAAGGCAATGCCCATGTCAATGGGAATCAACTTGTTATAAATAGCACCCTGAAGAATTCCTAGCTTTCTCTTATAGATATCCACAATGCCATCATGACAGCGAAAATACCATGCTTGACAGTTCCCTGCAGACGGAGCTAGCCGTACCGCCTCCATTCTTGGATCTACACCTTCCACAATCTCGGATATGGGCTTCCGTTTAAATTCAGACAACTCCCTGTGTGGAGAGTTCCTGGCTACTCCAAAAGCTAAAATCATAACATGTTTCTTGCCACTCTTTATTTCGTTTGCCGGACGCCCTGCTCCGACATAGCAACTTCCAAGTCCGATGGAGGACAAGTATAAATCTGCTTGCTGGAGTAGAAAACCAGCATTGGTTAGGTAACCATCAGTAGTATCGGAGTACAGTACCAGATAATGAGGAGCTCTCCATGGAATAGTTATCTTCATTTCGCTAGGAGGGAGTACGACCAATTCCGTTTTTATACCTGGTATAAGGGGAGTAAGTTTCTCAAATTCAGCTTGTATTTCTTTGAGCTTTGCCGAAGGCAATGGATCTAGATACCTCCGTGTGGATTTGCGCCGAAATATGCTATCATACAGTTCCATAATCATCTTCCTTTCAAGATTTTCATAAAGAAGTATTCTTTATGTATTTTCGAGTCTATCATGTAAGTGTACTTTAATGTCAATAACAACATTTGGATTGACATTAAAGCATACTTACACATATCCTTGGAATTGCCAGTACTATCGGAAAACATTTAAACCTTCCAGTGATAAGTATTTCTCACGAAGAAGCTAATGCTCATTTCGGATTTCTCGGTATGCTGGCTTCATTTGATATCCTATTTGCTTATTTATATAGTGAAATCAAGACCTCCAGAAAAGTTTATCTGAGGGTCTTTTAGCTCTGAAGATCCATCAAATGTGAATCTTCTATCCCGTTTTTACAGGTTGTCAGTATTTTGGTGTATCTTTTTAGGTAGTAAGAAAACAAGTGGTATAGTTAAGATCAAAATACCGACAGCAGACCAAATTGCATATCTTGCACCCAAAGTAAATCCTCTGAATTCAAATGAACTTCCAATATAATTGAAAAAAATCGTACCGAGAATAGCAATACCTATACTGCTGCCAACTTGCTGCATCATGCTCAAAACACCAGAAGCTGAACCTGCATCCTGTTGTGGAACTTGTGAAATACTAAAATCAGTAAGAGGAGCTACAACCATGCCCATACCCACACCAGCGATAAGAAGTACGGGAATTAACTGCCAATTGCTCATAGATGTACCGGCTCCGTGCATAACTAATTCTACACCTGCAAGCCCAAGCGAGCATAAAATTAAACCTATTACAACGATATTGCGACCATATCGCGGCGCCAATTTCGTTACTGAAAACGCTGCCCCTACAGGGAGCATAAGTGAAAACGGCAATGCGGTCAAAGCTGCGTGCATAGGTGTAAAATGCAATCCCATTTGTAAGTAAAAAGTAAAGACGATATTATAGCCGATCATTGCAATCATAAATAAGGTGAATACCGATACCCCTCCAACAAAACTCTTAATCTGGAAAAGGTTTAGTGCGATTAAAGGAGATTTATTCAGTTTCATACGGTGCTTCTCATAGACAATAAAAAGGATACAAACGATGAGTGAAGCTGCCATTGAAATATATGTCCAAACAGGCCATCCCAAGCTATTCCCTTGTATCAGCGGATACAGCAGCATTATAAGCGAAGTCATCGCCATTAGCGTACCCGGTATATCTACACGTAACGGGTTTATAGATTTTGATTCTGTAAGTACAATAGCAGCTGCTATAAAAATGAAAACTCCGACCGGAACATTAATGAAGAATATTGTGCGCCAGCCTAGCCCAAGAAGATTAATCTTTATCAGGAATGCTGCCAATAATGGTCCGCCAACACTTGCAAATCCACCAATTCCACTGTAGATGCCAAGTGCCCCGGCACGTTCTTTAGGCGCAAATAAAACTTGTATATAAGAAAGCACCTGTGGAACCATTATCCCAGCCATGATTCCCTGTATTGCGTTCGAAAAAATCATAACATTGATTGTGGGAGCCGAACCTGAAATAGCGGATGCAACAGTAAACCCTGCTACACCTATCATGAACATCTTTTTACGACCTAAAATATCCCCAAGTCGCCCGCCAGTAATTATAATTAGAGCCATTCCAAGGATATATGCGTTTACCGTCCACTGAACAGCTGACGAACTAGCCTGTAAATTGCTTTGAATTGAAGGTATAGCAATGTTGATTATATTAGTATCCAACATATCCATAAAAGCCCCAAATAGAAGTATGACTAAGGTAAATGTACGGTATTTATTGTTTATATTTTCTTTCTCCATTATTGTGTCCTCCTCTGCTCGATTTTTGGAATTTCATTATAATTTGTGCCATGATTAAACCTCCTTAAAATTTTAACCTCTCGAAAAAGATAGATATGTTTCCTTGAAACACAACTGTTTGTGTAAGAATGCTTTATAAAAGCTATTCAACTTGTATCTAATTGGCAATAATTGTATTATGGCTGTTTTTTTACACATTATTTATACTTTTTTAATTACAACTGACGTTTTGTCAGCTACTAAATCATAGCATTTAACTGACAATTTGTCAATTACTATGTTGAAACTTCATTGAGCCTATGTTAGAATTGGATTAGTATTAATATAAAGGAGAGGTTACTATGACTTTCGTAAGAGCAAGAACAAAGGAACAAATCACCAGCCGGCAGGAAGAGATAATCAATGCATGTGATGAGCTATTAAGCCGCTTTGGATATGAGGGTGTAACGTTTAAGGCAATATCGGAACTAACCTCTTTTACCCGTCCATCGATTTATAATTACTATAAAACGAAAGATGAGGTTTTGCTGGATCTCATAAAAAGGGAATTAATTGACTGGCAGAAATGTCTTGTCGAAATGATGGAAATAACGCCTACAATGACAAAGGAAGAATACAGCAGATCCTTGACGCAGCAACTGGAATCACATGATAAATTGTTGATGCTATCAAGCATCCTCGCGATATTTATTGAAGTCAACAGTAGCGTCAGCTTTGAGAAACAGGAAGATTTTGAAAAGGAACTTAATAAGCTTCGGAGCACTTTTGCTGCAAGCGTGAACCAATATTTCCCTACGGCTGTCGCAGAAAAAAAGGAGATATTTCAATTTACATTTTTTGCTTATACATTTGGCTTGTTCCCAGTGTTACATCCATCTCAGAAAAGGATGAAGGTCATTGAACAGACAAAGACTGGTCTCCATGTACCAGATTTTCAATATATATGTTACCATGGAATATTACTTCTGTTGTCCGATTTATGATCTAATCCAGCTAACTAATTGTCTAATCTATTCTAATTGGCAAAGAGCAAGTCAAGGTATTCAAATTCCTTCGACTTTGCCATTTTTTTGTTTCTATGTGTAGTTCTGCTAACATTTTAATGTTGGCAGAACCACACAGCCATCATGCTAAGAGAGCTCTATAAAAAAAACATATATAAAAATGTTATCTATAACCGAATATCAGTAGTGTTAAAAGTGCAGCGTAAAACAATTTGATTAAATTGTAAATGTTACCACTGTATACGTGGCTTTTTGGCATACCATAAAACTGATTGAATATAAATATACACTTATGCTACACAATTAAATCTCGTCAGAATAAGAATTAATAGAAAAAGCATAAAATATGATTAGAATGTTATACTAATACTAACATAAGCTTGATGAAGTTTAATATAATAGTTGACGCAATGTAAGCTAAATGTTATACTTAAATAGCTGACAGAGTGTCAAGTGAATATTAAAATTTCAATATGATAAGGAGTGAGTTAGATGAGTAATTCGGGAAAACTTTCCAACAAAATAGCATTGGTGACTGGAGGATCGAAAGGTATTGGAGCTTCTATTGCAAAACATCTTGGGGCGGCAGGGGCAACTGTGGTGGTAAACTACTCAAGCAGCAAGTCAGCTGCGGACAGGACTGTTGCGGAAATTCAGGCAGAAGGTGGTACCGCATGGGCAGTGCAGGGCGATTTTTCGAAACCGGAAGAGATCACTCGAGTTTTTTCGGAAATCAAACAGAAGCACGAGAAGTTAGATATTCTGGTGAACAATGCTGGCGTATTTGGATACGCATCGCTTGAGGACACTACGCCAGAGGAATTTTACCGACAGGTTAATCTGAATGTGTTAGGACTGCTACTGGCAACGAAGGAAGCGGCGGCTATGATTGGTCCTGAGGGTGGGTCGGTGATCAACATCGGTTCACTTTCGGGCCAGATGCCGGCTGCAGGGCTTTCAATCTATTCAGCAACCAAAGGTGCGCTGAACTCGATTACCGTTTCGCTCTCCAAGGAACTTGGTCCTCGTAAGATCCGCGTCAATGCGATCAATCCAGGAATGGTGGCGACTCCAGGATTACAGTCTGACGCAATGGGAGATAATTTCGAAGAAAAGGTGCTTAAGAGTACGCCTATCGGCCGAATTGGTCAGCCGGAGGATATCGCGAAAAGTGCGGTGTTCTTAGCTTCGGATGACGCGTCTTGGATCACTGGTCAACTGCTTAACGTGAGCGGTGGGACGACGTTCTAGGAATCCGCAGGGTGACAGTAGTTCGATGAGATCGAGTTTAAGTTCCCTGTGCTATAATGTCCTAACTTATCAAGATACTAAAATGAATTTTTTAGATAGATAAACTATTAATCTGTTTTATGGATGTTGGGGTTCTAGTGGGATAGCCGACATACACACATTATCTATACTTCCTTGAATAGAAGTGGCATGAATAGCAGACTCCAACTTTGTTGATATGTAAACACCAAGGAAGCATAAGGAGTAAGTAAAGTATTTCCATATATAGTTCCAAATATTAATATTATATTATGAAGTTAATTCGCTTCAGAAATTAAGAACTAAATCGCTAAAAGCGATGGCTTGGTTGGTAATTAAATAAAATTTTATATGCAAAAAATAAGAAGTGAAGTTCTTTCTCAAGGAACTTCACTTCTCATATTTTACACGCTTTTTTACAAGGAGTGATAAAATGTATCAAAAAGATAGAAAAAATGATTAAATATCTAGAACTTTGTGGACGCAGTAAAGCCACGATTAGAAATATGGTTTGCACTATGAACGCCTTTTCTAGATTTTATAGCAAGCCACCTGAATTATTAGGTGAGCGTGAAATCATTAATTATTTAGAGTATTGCATAAAAACAAAAAAGTTATGCAGAGGAACTGTCAATTATATTAATAATACGAAGCTGAGATTTGGGACGTAAATAAAAATTGTTTATAGTATTTTGAAAATATGTTGTGAGGATTAATTGAAAGATAAATTATAATTTGTAAGGCTATTAACGATAGTTGAAAGGAGCAAAAATGGGGAGAGCAAAATATCAAGTGTTGGTTATACCATATATAATTCAAGATAATATAATAAAGTATGCTGTATTTCATAGGTCGGATATGCAAGTATGGCAGTTTATTGCTGGTGGTGGCGAAGATGGAGAAACGCCACTCCAATCTGCAAAACGTGAAGCTTTTGAGGAAGCTAGTATCTCAACTGACAATAATTATTATCATTTGGAAACAAGTTGTAGTATTTCTACTGAATGTTTTAAATCATACAGAAGCATATGGGGGGAAGATTGTCTTGTTATTCCTGAATATACATTCGCAGTGAATGTGGAAACTGATGAAATGATACTTTCCAATGAACATACTGATTGCCAATGGATGGATTATAAAACTGCTAAGGAAAAGTTAAGATATGATAGTAATAAAGTAGCTTTATGGGAAGTTGACAACAAAATAAAAATGAGATTATTAGATTAACAAATTCCAATTTGTAAGGTTATCCATAAGTAACATAAGGTAGATATCCTAAATTGAACTAAATGCAAGCTGTGTTGCAAAAACGATAAAGATAATACCGAATGTTTTTTGAAGCAGCGATATCCTTTTTGGAGAATTCATAAAAAAATTATTTGCTATTCCTGCTAGTAAGCCATATCCAATAAACACTAAAAGTGTAACAATCATAAATGTAAAGCCATAAAGCAAACATTCAGTTATATAATTATCATTGATAGACTTTGCATATTGAGGCAGAAATGAGAAGAAAAATAAAGTGAGTTTTGGATTGAGTAGATTAATAAGAATTCCACTACGAATTATAGTACCGGCTTTTTCTTCTGACTTATTGTTTATTAGGTCAAAATTTGTTTTTGATCGTATCATGCCAATACCAAGATATAGCAAATATATAGCGCCAATTAGTTTTAAAATGAAGAAAGAGTTATTGCTCATATTAATAATAAATGATGAAAGTGCAATACTAATGCATAAATGTGGAATAATACCTATAGTACAACCAAGAGCGGCAAATATGCTTGCTCTTTTTCCTTTTGTTATTCCTGTTGAAATTGTATATGTAACTCCAGTGCCTGGAATTAATATTATAATAAACGATGTGACTAAAAAATTTAATGTATTCATAATTACCTCCTAATGTATTTTATTAACTGATATGATATAATTTATCATTATATAGTGGTCGTGATAAGATCCACATTTTGATTATTTTTATAGAACCATTTTAAAAAAGCGTAGAAGGTGTTTTTATGAATTTTATAAGTATTGATAGAGAGTCTAGAATTTCTTTATCCAAACAACTTTATATGTATTACAAAGAATCGATTTTAAACGGTAATCTAAAATCAAATGATAAACTTCCATCAACACGAGAATTATCAAGAGATTTAAATATTGCAAGAAATGTAGTGTTAGATTGTTATGAGCAGTTAATAGCAGAGGGATATGCTTATACGAAAAATGGTTCGGGGACTTATATATGTGAAGGGGTAAAATTCCAGCCAATAAAAATAAAAACGGAATCACAGTTTAATAAAAGTGATGATGACATAAGAAAAATATCATTTCGTACAGGAATTCCAGATTTAGATAATATACCTATTAATAAATGGGCACAGATGTATAAAGAAAGCATTCTTAACCTGGAAGTGACAAAGATGGATTATCAAAATTCTTTTGGAAGTTATGAATTACGCTCACAGCTTTCTACTTATTTAGAACGTGTTAGAGGCGTAAATACTTTACCAGACAATATACTGATTACAAATGGTGCAGCACAAGCTTTTTCTTTATTATGTAAGCTTGTAGATAAGCATGAATATGCGTTAGTTGAAAATCCCCTTAGTTATGGTATTCTCCATACATTAGAGAGTAATCATGTGTCTATAAAACCAATTAGGGTTGATGAACAAGGAATGGTTACTTCTGAATTACCTAAACAGCCTCCCAAACTGATATTTACTACACCAAGTCATCAGTTTCCAACAGGGGTAGTTCTTCCGATTAACAGAAGAATTGAAATGATAAAATATGCCAAGAAACACTGGACTTATATTGTAGAGGATGATTATGATAGCGAATTTCGATTCGATGGAGACCCAATACAGTCTATGCAATATTTAGACCCTGAACAGGTAATTTATGTAGGAACGTTTTCCAAAACTTTAATGCCAGCATTAAGAATAGGGTATATGGTTTTGCCTGATAAACTTCTTAGTAAAATAGAAGCTATAAAATATGTAGCTGACCTGCATTCGCCCAATTTTGAACAGATTACATTAGCAAAGTTTATAGAAACAGGTCTTTTTGATCGTCATATAAACAAGATGCGAAGATTGTATCTTAAAAAGAGAAACTATCTCATTAAGTGTCTTAAGAAAGAGCTTGGTGAACGTGTGATGATTACTGGTGCTCAGGCTGGAATGCATTTTGCAGCTGCTTTTAAGGATGTAACTTTTGATAAGGATCTTATGAGAAAGAT harbors:
- a CDS encoding TetR/AcrR family transcriptional regulator; protein product: MNEETANTRKRGDTLVESIYDAAVKLIKEVGYANLNLTFQQIAKTAKTSRSVLYRRWATMFDLLMEIVDDRSSKALGGQLIDIIKNTGTLRGDLLSLHTSYQSTYEEVGPEILSAVLFEIGQGNNKVPEAEVDAAAKNILVMRKLLENAKSRGEKIKEVSDITLALPFNLIRMENLMYKNVDSRQIALFVDEILLPVFTE
- a CDS encoding helix-turn-helix domain-containing protein; translated protein: MKIREEYTCPLELVHDMIKGKWKSIILWRLRLGATSLAKLERDIDGINQKMLLEQLKELIDYGFVQKKTFDGYPLRVEYSLTIDMGMQIIDALKIMQSIGINYLKEHGMETILIEKGVIPE
- a CDS encoding GNAT family N-acetyltransferase — encoded protein: MEYIKINEKEFKFVVGTGKDYKFRKSFNTLTEKTFGFNFESWYQNGYWKNKYIPYSLMDGDVVVSNVSVSTMDFDVFGKTKRYIQLGTVMTDVKYRNQGLLRIIIERVIAEWKDKCELIYLFANNSVLDFYPKFGFNKLQEYQYSKLINKKEECGFARKLDMSNEQDKALVYSKANNSCSLSKIYMHGNVELIMFYCTLFMKNNAYYIEDYDAVVIAEFKEDTIEVLDVFCTKENSLDKILNCLINENIKREKLYFTPKEIESYTIMPLEGEDTLFILGKDTKLLAENQFMFPKLSHT
- a CDS encoding nitroreductase family protein; the encoded protein is MPSAKLKEIQAEFEKLTPLIPGIKTELVVLPPSEMKITIPWRAPHYLVLYSDTTDGYLTNAGFLLQQADLYLSSIGLGSCYVGAGRPANEIKSGKKHVMILAFGVARNSPHRELSEFKRKPISEIVEGVDPRMEAVRLAPSAGNCQAWYFRCHDGIVDIYKRKLGILQGAIYNKLIPIDMGIALCHLWLASQHAEIEFHFELDMSGIEVSNSLTTFGRVTS
- a CDS encoding class I SAM-dependent methyltransferase, which gives rise to MTNNIMKSKPNYGLDGSPFGVTIFCFAGIVCFGGGVSLITFPSISLKIVAFVLILCGLLTTLVCGSYLYYIKLGKLRRRDKIISMIDWKGNEKVLDIGTGRGLLMIGAAKKLTLGKSIGIDIWNAENMHNNTYQNTMRNAELEGVLQKVEVRNEDVRSMSFPNDTFDVVLSNLCIHNIPTKDGRKKACQEIARVLKPNGTVIISDKSHIKEYGEFFAMEGLTVELFHTSYDGSLRRIVKAAKK
- a CDS encoding amidohydrolase family protein translates to MIIDGHSHVILPVEKHIETMDKAGVDKTILFSTRIHPEKADNLTDLKKEMKSLSEIVNGNSNALLIKNDSAITELKDAIEKYPSRYIGFGKIPTGLNKNDTSSYIEEHIIKNNIAGLGEFTLSSGQVKILKTVFEASIEFGKLPIWIHAFNPLNLQDINEIAELAKLFPAIPVIMGHMGGTNWLTAIELSREIPNLYLDTSAYFSTLVLKIAVNELPHKCIFGVDMPYGDLQLSLDTVRKVCNDSSISSAVLGENIAKLLDL
- a CDS encoding YbhB/YbcL family Raf kinase inhibitor-like protein, coding for MIVTSTGIINGIIQDKYGSRGEYFNENGVPTFSIPLKIENAPVNTVSFAIVLEDKDAYPVTGGFSWIHWLAANITRNELKDNESQTAEDFIQGINSWTSLQGNQQSKELSSYYGGMTPPDKSHVYEIHVFALDKLLNLQRGFLLNELYHLMDEHILEEYTLKGTYEN
- a CDS encoding helix-turn-helix domain-containing protein; this encodes MEKLCYVSNKEPFEYTLSIISGKWNLKIIYLLACSGTLRYGELKKNIEGITHKMLSSQLKALENENIVSREEYPQIPPKVEYSLTIKGQSLIKLVKDMCDWGRENI